In one window of Tachypleus tridentatus isolate NWPU-2018 chromosome 2, ASM421037v1, whole genome shotgun sequence DNA:
- the Bub3 gene encoding mitotic checkpoint protein Bub3, protein MKLQGETPNEYKLENPPTDCVSSVKFGPNSNQFLLASSWDCSVRLYDVISNTMRLKYNHSGPVLDCCFQDAVHAWSGGLDCQVKVFDFNSSTESLAGNHDAPVRCVEFCPEVNMIITGSWDQTVKLWDPRTPCGAGTFSQPDKVYTMAVCGQKLIVGTAGRRVLVWDLRNMGYVQQRRESSLKYQTRCIRCFPNKQGYVLSSIEGRVAVEYLDPSPDVQKKKYAFKCHRIKDSSGMEYIYPVNAISFHNVYNTFATGGSDGYVNIWDGFNKKRLCQFHRYPTSISSLSFSTDGTVLAISSSFLYEQEDVKEIPPDAIYIRNVTDQETKPK, encoded by the exons ATGAAACTTCAAGGTGAAACTCCAAATgaatataaactagaaaatcCACCCACAGATTGTGTATCCTCTGTGAAGTTTGGACCAAATTCTAACCAGTTTTTGTTGGCTAGCTCATGGGATTGTAGTGTCAGACTTTATGATGTAATCAGCAACACCATGAGACTTAAATATAATCATTCTGGTCCTGTTTTAGATTGTTGTTTTCAG GATGCAGTCCATGCTTGGAGTGGGGGATTAGATTGTCAGGTGAAAGTGTTTGATTTCAATTCCAGTACAG AAAGCTTAGCAGGTAACCATGATGCTCCAGTGCGATGTGTGGAGTTCTGTCCTGAAGTAAATATGATCATCACAGGCAGCTGGGACCAGACAGTAAAACTATGGGATCCACGGACACCCTGTGGTGCAGGAACCTTTTCTCAGCCAGATAAA GTATACACCATGGCAGTTTGTGGACAGAAACTAATTGTTGGAACTGCAGGAAGAAGAGTTTTAGTATGGGATTTGAGGAACATGGGCTATGTTCAACAACGCAGAGAGTCCAGTTTGAAGTACCAAACTCGCTGCATTCGCTGTTTTCCTAATAAACAAGGATATGTTCTGAGCTCCATTGAAG GAAGAGTGGCAGTTGAGTACCTTGATCCTAGTCCAGATGTTCAGAAGAAGAAATATGCTTTTAAATGCCACAGAATTAAGGATAGTAGTGGTATGGAATACATCTACCCAGTAAATGccattagttttcataatgtttacAACACCTTTGCTACTGGAGGTTCAGATGGTTATGTCAACATTTGGGATGGTTTTAACAAAAAAAGGTTGTGCCAGTTTCACCGGTATCCCACCAGCATATCTTCACTTTCATTCAGTACTGATGGCACTGTCTTAGCCATTTCATCCTCTTTTTTGTATGAACAGGAAGACGTCAAAGAAATTCCACCAGATGCTATTTACATCAGGAATGTAACTGATCAAGAAACTAAACCAAAATAA